Part of the Chitinophaga parva genome is shown below.
CGTGGAACTGCGTGACAACGACAAGAGTGTATACATGGGCAAAGGCGTTCTGCAGGCAGTAGCCAACGTAAATGATATCATTGCTGAAGAACTGATCGGTTGGGATGTTACAGACCAGTCTGGCATTGACCAGGCTATGATCGAACTGGATGGTACTCCCAACAAGAGCAAGCTGGGAGCAAACGCCATGCTGGCCGTGTCTATGGCAGTAGCCAAAGCCGCTGCGGACGAAGTGGGCCTGCCACTGTACCGTTACCTGGGTGGCGTTAACGCTTCTACCCTGCCCGTACCCATGATGAACATCATCAACGGTGGTGTGCACGCTGATAACAAGATCGACTACCAGGAATTCATGATCGTACCCATTGGCGCTTCTTCCTTCTCCGAAGGCCTGCGCTGGGGTGTTGAGATCTTCCACCACCTGAAATCCGTACTGAAAAAGAAAGGCTACAGCACCAACGTAGGGGACGAAGGCGGCTTTGCCCCGGAGATCCAGAGCAATGAAGAAGCTATCGAAACCGTACTGGCAGCCATCGAAGCCGCTGGCTACAAAGCAGGTTCCCAGATCGGTATCGCCCTGGACGCCGCCAGCAGCGAGATGTACAACGAGGCTGACAAGACCTATAAATTCTACAAATCTTCCGGCAAGGTGCTGACCAGCGATGAGATGGTGGCCTACTGGACAGAATGGGTAAACAAATATCCCATCATCTCCATCGAAGATGGTATGGCAGAAGACGACTGGGAAGGCTGGAAAAAACTGACCGAAGCGATCGGCGCCAAGGTACAGCTGGTAGGCGACGACCTGTTCGTAACCAACGTAACCCGCCTGAAAGAAGGTATTGATAAGGGCATTGCCAACTCTATTCTGATCAAGGTAAACCAGATCGGTACGGTGACCGAAACCATCAACGCGGTGAACATGGCCCACAAAGCCGGCTATACTTCCGTGATGAGCCACCGTTCCGGCGAAACCGAAGACGTAACCATCGCCGACCTGGCAGTAGCCCTGAACTGCGGCCAGATCAAGACCGGTTCTGCTTCCCGTACGGACCGTATTGCCAAGTACAACCAGCTGATCCGCATTGAGGAAGAACTGGACAATGTGGCTTATTATCCCGGAAATACCATTAAATTTGGTAAGAAGTAAGGCCAATGGTACACTGGTTTAGCAGTGTATAAACATACAACCGGGTACTGACTTCCGAGGCAGTACCCGGTATTTTTTTAACCCGTTTATTCAACGCGAATGGAAGAGCAGCTGCAGGATCCACTGGAAAACCATGACGAGATCATTGACGGAAGCAATAAACGTCCGAAGTTCAGCATCCCTGCCTGGGCCCGTAATAAGTACGTGGTTACGGCTACGGCTTTTGTGCTCTGGATAGCTTTCTTTGACGATCATAACCTGCTGTACAGCATTCATTTATCACGGGAAGTGGGCAAGCGCGTGGCCCGCCGGGAAAGCCTGACACAACAGATAGCGCAAACCCGGAAAGAACAGGAAGAACTGCTGGGCACCCCGGATGCTCTGGAGAAATTTGCCCGGGAGAAGTACCTTTTCAAAAAAGACAACGAAGACGAATTCATTATCAAGGAGAAAGAGTAACAACAGCCGCCAGCCGGGCTTATCTGCGTCCCATAATTTTTGGGCACGGGCAACAATACGCCGTTAACATTGTCCGTTATAAGAAGGTAATATCCAAGTTCACATATAAAATACACTGCATGGATAATTCTACACCTTTCTCTTTTACAAAATCCTTCCCTGTCACTGGTAGCCAAAAACAAACCACGCTCGTATCCCAGGATCTCATTTTACCCGCTACAGAACAGGCACACCTTTCCGAAACTTATGCTGCACTGGACACTTTGCGCACCGCCCCCCGCGCCGCAGCGCTGAAAGCGATCTTTGCGCATGCGGCAGCAGCGCAGGAGAAGGTTTCCCGGTAAGAAGTTGGTACCAGGTAGTAAGTAATAAGTACACAGGTGCTTCGTATTGTTATGTGCAAAACAGGTCGTAAAATCTTATTTTGCGCCTTAACGCATTGTACGCAGTACCTTGTACACCGTACCTACTACATCATACATACTACCAGATACAATGACTAAAAAAGAGCGCTTCGACTTCGTGATCCGCTGGTTTGAACAGCATGTCCCGGATGCCGAAACAGAACTGGTTTACGACAATCCCTACGAGCTGCTGGTGGCTGTGATCCTATCGGCCCAGTGTACGGACAAGCGGGTGAATATGACCACCCCGGCCATTTTCCAGCGCTACCCCACGGTAGAGAAACTGGCCACTGCCACGTTTGATGAGCTCTTCCCGCTGATCCGCAGCATTTCTTACCCGAATAATAAAACAAAACACCTGATCGGCATGGCGGAGAAGGTGGTGCATGACTTTCATGGGGAAATACCACACACCGTGCCGGAGCTCATTACGCTGCCGGGCGTAGGCCGCAAGACGGCCAATGTGATTACCTCCGTGATAGACCACCAGCCCAACATGGCCGTGGATACCCACGTATTCCGCGTATCGGCCCGCATAGGACTTACCACCGGTGCCAAAACACCGCTGCAAACGGAAATGCAGCTGCTCAAATACATCCCGGAAGACAAGGTGCATATTGCCCACCACTGGATCATATTGCATGGCCGCTACATTTGTGTGGCCCGCAATCCCAGGTGCGGGGAGTGTGGCCTGCGGCCGGCCTGCAAATACTACAACACGGTTGTAAAAAAAGAACTGGAAGCACGGCAACTGCCGCTGCTCCCGTCGCACGTGATGCCTGCGGCAAAAGCGAAACCAAAGAAAGCCGCCGGAAAGGAAACCACTGCTGCAAAGAAAGCGGCCACGCCCAAAAAAGCGGCTGTGAAACCAAAGAAAACAAAATAGGCTTCAAAGGCCATCTGTACTGCATTCTGCCTTTTGCCGGCCGCCCAAAAAATAACTTGTGCGTCCGACATTTTTACTATCTTAACCAGCGTTTTATTTTACCTGACCAAAAGCCTTACTTACACGTTTATGAAAGCAGCCACCCGACTACAGCTGATGTTGATGATGTTCCTGGAGTTCTTTATCTGGGGCGCCTGGTTCGTTACCATGGGAACCTTTGTATTGAAAAACTTACAGAACACTAACGACGGTCACGTAGGGCAAGCCTATCTCTGCCAGTCATTTGGTGCCATCATTGCACCGTTTATCATTGGTCTGATCGCAGACCGTTACATCGCCGCACAGATCATTATGGGCGTGCTGCACCTGCTGGGCGCTGCCACCCTGTGGTACTGCTCCACCCTTACAGACTTTTCCGCATTTTACCCGCTCATTGTGCTGTACATGGTATTGTACATGCCCACCCTGGCACTGGTGAATACCGTTTCCTTCAACCAGATGAAAAATCCCAGCAAAGAGTTTCCGCCCATCCGTACCATGGGCACCCTGGGCTGGATCGTGGCCGGTGTGCTGATCGGCTGGCTGGCATGGGAATCCAATCATAAACTGGACCTTACCTTCAAAATGGCTGCCGGTGCATCCCTGGTACTGGGCCTCCTGAGCTTTACCCTGCCCAATACCCCCCCGGGCAAAAGAGGCCAGAAAGTGACCGTGGGCGATATCATTGGCCTAGATGCACTGAAACTGCTGGCCAATAAATCTTACCTGATCTTCTTCCTGGCATCTATCGCCATCTGCGTGCCGCTGTCATTCTACTACAACTTCACCAATCCTTTCCTGAACGAGATCGGCATGAAGGCTGCTGCCGGGAAAATGGCCCTGGGACAGGTTTCTGAGCTGCTGTTCATGGTGATCATGCCCCTGCTTTTTGTAAGACTGGGCGTGAAAAAAATGCTGGCTGTAGGTATGGCCGCATGGGTGCTCCGCTACATTTTCTTTGCTTATGGTAATGTGGATGCGGGTTACTGGATGCTCATCGGTGGCATTGTGCTGCATGGTGTATGCTACGACTTCTTCTTCGTAACAGGACAGATCTATACCGACAACCTGGCCGGCCCGCAATTCAAGAGCGCTGCGCAGGGTATGATCACGCTGGCTACTTATGGCGTGGGCATGCTGATCGGCTCTTACATGTCCGGCCCTATTGTAAACAGCTACAAGACCGGTGCAGATACCCACAACTGGACGTCTGTATGGCTGATCCCTGCCGGCATTGCCGTAGTGGTGCTCCTGCTGTTCGTCCTGCTGTTTAAAGACCGCAACGCTATCAAACAGGAAGACCTGGCTACAGCTGCCGCGGCCCACTAACCAGGCTTTTACCAAACGCTTTTATCCCGCGGGTATTAATCGTAATCATTTATTGTTTATTCCTATCAAACAATCGATCATTGCAATTAATACCCGCTTTTCTTTTACTAACAACCACGTGATCATTTAACCTTCACCAACACATTATTACCATGAGAATTGCCATGCTGGGCTCGGGTTTTATCGGGCGTTTTTATGCGGATTCCCTGCTGGGACAAAGAAGCAAAGATGAAATTGTAAGTATCTATTCCCGCCGCGAAGAAAGCGCGCGCAAGTTTGCCGAAGACTACAAAGTACCGCATGCCACCACAGACATGCTGGCCGCCATTAACCACCCCGATGTGGAAGTGGTATGCATTTCCCTGCCCAACAACCTGCACGAAGCCGCGGTGCTGGCCTGCTGCGCGGCTAAAAAGGCCGTGCTGTGCACCAAGCCCCTGGGCCGTAATGCCGCAGAAGCCAAACGCATGCTGGAAGCCGTAGAAAAAGCAGGCATCTTCCACGGCTACCTGGAAGACCTGGTGTACACGCCCAAATTCAGCAAAGCCTTGCAAAGTGTGCAGAA
Proteins encoded:
- a CDS encoding nucleoside permease encodes the protein MKAATRLQLMLMMFLEFFIWGAWFVTMGTFVLKNLQNTNDGHVGQAYLCQSFGAIIAPFIIGLIADRYIAAQIIMGVLHLLGAATLWYCSTLTDFSAFYPLIVLYMVLYMPTLALVNTVSFNQMKNPSKEFPPIRTMGTLGWIVAGVLIGWLAWESNHKLDLTFKMAAGASLVLGLLSFTLPNTPPGKRGQKVTVGDIIGLDALKLLANKSYLIFFLASIAICVPLSFYYNFTNPFLNEIGMKAAAGKMALGQVSELLFMVIMPLLFVRLGVKKMLAVGMAAWVLRYIFFAYGNVDAGYWMLIGGIVLHGVCYDFFFVTGQIYTDNLAGPQFKSAAQGMITLATYGVGMLIGSYMSGPIVNSYKTGADTHNWTSVWLIPAGIAVVVLLLFVLLFKDRNAIKQEDLATAAAAH
- a CDS encoding FtsB family cell division protein; the encoded protein is MEEQLQDPLENHDEIIDGSNKRPKFSIPAWARNKYVVTATAFVLWIAFFDDHNLLYSIHLSREVGKRVARRESLTQQIAQTRKEQEELLGTPDALEKFAREKYLFKKDNEDEFIIKEKE
- the eno gene encoding phosphopyruvate hydratase, whose product is MSIISAIHARQILDSRGNPTVEVDVTTEDGHFGRAAVPSGASTGKHEAVELRDNDKSVYMGKGVLQAVANVNDIIAEELIGWDVTDQSGIDQAMIELDGTPNKSKLGANAMLAVSMAVAKAAADEVGLPLYRYLGGVNASTLPVPMMNIINGGVHADNKIDYQEFMIVPIGASSFSEGLRWGVEIFHHLKSVLKKKGYSTNVGDEGGFAPEIQSNEEAIETVLAAIEAAGYKAGSQIGIALDAASSEMYNEADKTYKFYKSSGKVLTSDEMVAYWTEWVNKYPIISIEDGMAEDDWEGWKKLTEAIGAKVQLVGDDLFVTNVTRLKEGIDKGIANSILIKVNQIGTVTETINAVNMAHKAGYTSVMSHRSGETEDVTIADLAVALNCGQIKTGSASRTDRIAKYNQLIRIEEELDNVAYYPGNTIKFGKK
- the nth gene encoding endonuclease III codes for the protein MTKKERFDFVIRWFEQHVPDAETELVYDNPYELLVAVILSAQCTDKRVNMTTPAIFQRYPTVEKLATATFDELFPLIRSISYPNNKTKHLIGMAEKVVHDFHGEIPHTVPELITLPGVGRKTANVITSVIDHQPNMAVDTHVFRVSARIGLTTGAKTPLQTEMQLLKYIPEDKVHIAHHWIILHGRYICVARNPRCGECGLRPACKYYNTVVKKELEARQLPLLPSHVMPAAKAKPKKAAGKETTAAKKAATPKKAAVKPKKTK